A stretch of the Ornithodoros turicata isolate Travis chromosome 4, ASM3712646v1, whole genome shotgun sequence genome encodes the following:
- the LOC135392204 gene encoding N-acetylglucosamine-1-phosphotransferase subunit gamma-like isoform X3 — protein sequence MVGLRIVLLLAVVTYLEGVNVPIRFIPETSSGLFGNNNYAPSQERLVLRTNPENFSGPSQLQRLVGKCFNYTTTDYRYSLCPFQNITQVEESFRWNAYKGVLGVWQGWKIVNNTFAAMVYSKGDLCGKKERLVEVTLACGQDTWLTNVTEPEQCIYRAILVTRLVCHRDALLVYPRMLREHRQRWDIIETNLSKGALTEKGYNEQLENLFVEAGFAKAAEKESTTTHATSQFTDIAACNASFTAGLFPT from the exons ATGGTGGGCTTACGCATCGTCTTGCTACTTGCAG TTGTTACGTACTTGGAAGGAGTTAATGTCCCTATACGATTCATCCCTGAAACGTCAAGCGG GTTATTCGGCAACAATAATTATGCACCAAGTCAAGAGAGACTTGTCCTCAGAACAAACCCAGAAAACTTCTCAGGGCCTTCACAGCTACAGCGTTTGGTGGGAAAATGTTTTAACTACACAACAACAGA TTACCGCTACAGCCTTTGCCCTTTCCAAAACATTACTCAGGTGGAGGAATCTTTCCGGTGGAATGCCTACAAAGGAGTTTTAGG TGTGTGGCAAGGCTGGAAAATTGTCAACAACACCTTTGCAGCCATGGTGTACTCCAAAGGAGACCTTTGTGGCAAAAAGGAACGTCTTGTTGAG GTGACATTAGCCTGTGGACAAGACACTTGGTTGACCAATGTCACAGAGCCAGAGCAATGTATCTATCGAGCCATACTTGTCACCAGGTTGGTCTGCCATCGTGACGCCCTTCTCGTCTATCCGAGAATGTTGAGGGAACATCGACAACGTTGGGACATCATTGAAACGAACCTCTCTAAAGGGGCACTTACAGAAAAG GGCTATAACGAACAACTCGAAAATCTTTTCGTGGAAGCAGGATTTGCAAAggcagcagaaaaagaaagcacAACGACCCACGCGACATCGCAGTTTACCGACATTGCAGCTTGTAACGCC TCATTTACTGCAGGGCTTTTTCCAACTTGA
- the LOC135392204 gene encoding N-acetylglucosamine-1-phosphotransferase subunit gamma-like isoform X1 has product MVGLRIVLLLAVVTYLEGVNVPIRFIPETSSGLFGNNNYAPSQERLVLRTNPENFSGPSQLQRLVGKCFNYTTTDYRYSLCPFQNITQVEESFRWNAYKGVLGVWQGWKIVNNTFAAMVYSKGDLCGKKERLVEVTLACGQDTWLTNVTEPEQCIYRAILVTRLVCHRDALLVYPRMLREHRQRWDIIETNLSKGALTEKGYNEQLENLFVEAGFAKAAEKESTTTHATSQFTDIAACNAGFFQLEQELEHLRERIASHQSNTSLLCQALRKKGSPMQSQHATYKALESVVSLLASTKTGKAIV; this is encoded by the exons ATGGTGGGCTTACGCATCGTCTTGCTACTTGCAG TTGTTACGTACTTGGAAGGAGTTAATGTCCCTATACGATTCATCCCTGAAACGTCAAGCGG GTTATTCGGCAACAATAATTATGCACCAAGTCAAGAGAGACTTGTCCTCAGAACAAACCCAGAAAACTTCTCAGGGCCTTCACAGCTACAGCGTTTGGTGGGAAAATGTTTTAACTACACAACAACAGA TTACCGCTACAGCCTTTGCCCTTTCCAAAACATTACTCAGGTGGAGGAATCTTTCCGGTGGAATGCCTACAAAGGAGTTTTAGG TGTGTGGCAAGGCTGGAAAATTGTCAACAACACCTTTGCAGCCATGGTGTACTCCAAAGGAGACCTTTGTGGCAAAAAGGAACGTCTTGTTGAG GTGACATTAGCCTGTGGACAAGACACTTGGTTGACCAATGTCACAGAGCCAGAGCAATGTATCTATCGAGCCATACTTGTCACCAGGTTGGTCTGCCATCGTGACGCCCTTCTCGTCTATCCGAGAATGTTGAGGGAACATCGACAACGTTGGGACATCATTGAAACGAACCTCTCTAAAGGGGCACTTACAGAAAAG GGCTATAACGAACAACTCGAAAATCTTTTCGTGGAAGCAGGATTTGCAAAggcagcagaaaaagaaagcacAACGACCCACGCGACATCGCAGTTTACCGACATTGCAGCTTGTAACGCC GGCTTTTTCCAACTTGAGCAAGAACTTGAGCACTTGAGGGAGAGAATAG CTAGCCACCAGAGCAACACATCGTTGCTTT GCCAAGCGCTGAGGAAAAAAGGGAGCCCGATGCAGAGCCAGCATGCTACATACAAGGCTCTGGAATCTGTGGTTTCATTGCTTGCCAGCACAAAAACCGGCAAAGCAATTGTGTGA
- the LOC135392204 gene encoding N-acetylglucosamine-1-phosphotransferase subunit gamma-like isoform X2 yields MVGLRIVLLLAVVTYLEGVNVPIRFIPETSSGLFGNNNYAPSQERLVLRTNPENFSGPSQLQRLVGKCFNYTTTDYRYSLCPFQNITQVEESFRWNAYKGVLGVWQGWKIVNNTFAAMVYSKGDLCGKKERLVEVTLACGQDTWLTNVTEPEQCIYRAILVTRLVCHRDALLVYPRMLREHRQRWDIIETNLSKGALTEKGYNEQLENLFVEAGFAKAAEKESTTTHATSQFTDIAACNAGFFQLEQELEHLRERIASHQSNTSLL; encoded by the exons ATGGTGGGCTTACGCATCGTCTTGCTACTTGCAG TTGTTACGTACTTGGAAGGAGTTAATGTCCCTATACGATTCATCCCTGAAACGTCAAGCGG GTTATTCGGCAACAATAATTATGCACCAAGTCAAGAGAGACTTGTCCTCAGAACAAACCCAGAAAACTTCTCAGGGCCTTCACAGCTACAGCGTTTGGTGGGAAAATGTTTTAACTACACAACAACAGA TTACCGCTACAGCCTTTGCCCTTTCCAAAACATTACTCAGGTGGAGGAATCTTTCCGGTGGAATGCCTACAAAGGAGTTTTAGG TGTGTGGCAAGGCTGGAAAATTGTCAACAACACCTTTGCAGCCATGGTGTACTCCAAAGGAGACCTTTGTGGCAAAAAGGAACGTCTTGTTGAG GTGACATTAGCCTGTGGACAAGACACTTGGTTGACCAATGTCACAGAGCCAGAGCAATGTATCTATCGAGCCATACTTGTCACCAGGTTGGTCTGCCATCGTGACGCCCTTCTCGTCTATCCGAGAATGTTGAGGGAACATCGACAACGTTGGGACATCATTGAAACGAACCTCTCTAAAGGGGCACTTACAGAAAAG GGCTATAACGAACAACTCGAAAATCTTTTCGTGGAAGCAGGATTTGCAAAggcagcagaaaaagaaagcacAACGACCCACGCGACATCGCAGTTTACCGACATTGCAGCTTGTAACGCC GGCTTTTTCCAACTTGAGCAAGAACTTGAGCACTTGAGGGAGAGAATAG CTAGCCACCAGAGCAACACATCGTTGCTTT AG
- the LOC135392598 gene encoding DNA excision repair protein ERCC-1-like codes for MLPPDAKRRPLSIHPSILPCGRCYSSKPSRGPSTSTTQRAGENAGAKSVIVNARQKGNPLLKHIRNVPWEFGEIEPDYMMGQTSCALYLSLRYHNLFPEYIHKRLKSLGRAFHLRLLLVQVDVSDPHPSLRELAKIAILADCTLMLAWSPEEAGKYIETYKMYEAKPADTLLEKGDNDVFSKLVDCLTCVKSINRPDAIKLLASFKTLDRIAEASNDELALHPGMGHHKANRLHDVLHQPFLKAKKMQDK; via the exons ATGCTACCGCCCGATGCAAAGCGAAGGCcgctatccatccatccatctatCCTTCCGTGCGGACGCTGCTATTCATCCAAACCTAGCCGAG GACCATCTACTTCAACCACACAGAG GGCCGGAGAGAATGCTGGTGCTAAAAGCGTGATTGTTAATGCTCGACAG AAAGGCAATCCGCTCTTAAAGCACATCCGAAATGTTCCTTGGGAATTCGGAGAAATAGAGCCAGATTACATGATGGGACAGACATCATGTGCACTTTACTTGAG CCTGCGTTACCACAACCTCTTTCCCGAGTACATTCACAAAAGACTCAAGTCCTTGGGACGAGCCTTCCACCTACGACTGCTCCTCGTTCAAGTTGACGTG TCTGACCCTCATCCATCGTTGAGAGAACTGGCCAAGATAGCCATCCTTGCGGACTGTACACTTATGCTAGCATGGAG TCCCGAAGAGGCGGGAAAATACATTGAGACATACAAAATGTACGAGGCCAAGCCCGCAGACACACTCCTGGAGAAAGGTGACAATGATGTCTTTAGCAAG CTGGTGGACTGCCTCACTTGTGTCAAGTCCATCAATCGACCTGACGCCATCAAGCTTCTAGCGTCTTTCAAG ACCCTGGACAGGATTGCAGAAGCATCCAATGATGAACTGGCATTGCATCCTGGAATGGGTCATCACAAG GCAAACCGGCTTCATGATGTTTTGCACCAGCCCTTCTTGAAGGCCAAGAAAATGCAAGATAAATAG